The Novosphingobium aromaticivorans DSM 12444 genome segment GACGTCGACCAGCGATGCCCCGGTGCCGCGCACGGCCTCGGCCACGTTGGCGGGCGAGAGGCCCCCGGCAAGACCCCACGGCAGCGGGCCGCGATAGGCGCGCAGCAGGTTCCAGTCGAAGGCGAGGCCGAGCCCGCCCGGAAGCGCCGCGCCCTTGGGCGTCTTGGCATCGAACAGGATGAAATCGGCCGTGCCGGCGTACAGGTCCGCCCTGGCGATGTCGTCGGGGCCGGCGACGGACATGACCTTCCACACCGGCTTGCCGAAGCGGGCGCGAAGCTGGGCGGCGCGGGCCGGGTCTTCCTTGCCGTGAAGCTGGATCGCGTCGAGCCGGGCGGCGGCGACGGCATCGGCAATGGCATCGTCGGCGGCATCGACGAAAACCCCGACGCGAACGAGGTGTCCTTCGGCCTGCGCGGCAAGCGCCGGCGCCTGCCCGAGGTGCAGGAAGCGCGGGGAGGGGGGGAAGAAGTTGAACCCGACGTGGGTGGCGCGCGCGTGGATCGCCGCGTCCAGCGCATCACGCGTGGTGACGCCGCAGATCTTGATGGCCGATGCGGGGCGCGTGTCGTTCATGGAGCGGCGCGTTAGAGGCAACGCGCCGCTCATGTCAATTTGGCCTCAGGGGGCCAGTTCGTAGGAGACGTTCACCGTCACCGTCATTTCGAGTTCGCCAGCGGCGACCGGCGAGGGGGCCTTGGGAGCGGACATCATCTCGGCGCGAGCGAAGACGATGGGCGGCTGGGGCGGCGCCCAGCCTGCATTCTCGCTGATCGAGAGGATGCGCACGACGCGCAGGCCCGCCGCCTTGGCATAGAGGTCTGCGCGCGCGCGCGCCTTCTTCATTGCCTCGATCCGCGCTTCGTCCATCGCGCCGTCGGGGCTGTCGATCTGGAAGCTGGGGCCGTGGACCTGGTTGGCACCGGCCGCGACGAGAGTGTCGATCACCTTGCCGTACTGGTCGAGCTTGCGCTGGCGCACCGAGACCTGGTTCGTCGCCTGGTAGCCGATGATGACCGGGTCCTGCTGTTCGAAGGAGCCATCGGGCAGGCGGCGCGGCTGGCCGTAGACCGGATTGACCGAGAGGTTGCTGGTCTGGATGTCGCGCTCGGCGATGCCTGCCTTCTTGAGTGCGGCGATGACCGCGTTCATCCGATCGGCATTTTCGGAAAGCGCGGCGCCCGCGGTCTTCGCCTGGGTGGTGACGCCGGCATTGAAGACGGCGAGATCGGGCGCGCGGGCCGACTTGCCCTCTGCCGCGATGCTGAGCAGCGTGTTGCCGGCGGCGACGACCGGGCCCGAGGAAACCTGCTGCGCGCTCGCGGCGAGCGGGAAAAGGCTCGCGGCTGCGGCGGCGAGGAGGAAAGTGCGCTTCATCGGAGTTCAGCTCCCGTTGTTGTCATGTCCCGGGTGTGGCCGGGCCGACGTTACGGTGCGATGAACCGTTCAGCGCAGCGATCGTTCCAGGACGAACATGGCGAAGGGATAGTCGCCGGGCAACGCGAAGGGCCGGACTTCGTCCGTCCGGATGTAGCCGCGCCGTTCGTACCAGGCGACGAGTTCAGGGCGGGCGTCGATCACGGTCATTTCCATGACCCGCGCGCCGAAAGCCTCGACGGCGGTGTCCTCTGCATCGGCGATGAGCGCGCGCCCGAGCCCTCCCGCCTGAAGCGCGGGATCGACGCAGAGCATGCCGAGATAGGCGCGCTCGTTCCCGAGATCGGTGATGGTGACAGTGCCGGCCAGCTTGCCTTCGATTTCGGCCACCAGGACGCGGCTGGCTGGCGACTGGATCGTGGCGGCAAGTTCAGCGTCGCTCGTCCGTTCGTCGTCGAGGAGATCGGCCTCGGTCGTCCAGCCCTGCCGCGATGTGTCCCCGCGATAGCTGGCTTCGACCAGTGCGCGCAGGCGCGGCACATCGGCCAGACGTGCAAGCCGGAACCGGATCACGCGATCAGAGCGTGGCTTCGATCGCGCGGGCCGCAGCGACCGGATCTTCGGCGCGGCTGATCGGCCGGCCGATGACGAGAACGCTGGCCCCCGCATCGCGCGCGGCGCGCGGCGTGACGGCACGCTTCTGGTCGCCCAGCTTGCCTTCGGCGGGGCGCAGGCCCGGCACGACGAAGAAGCCGTTCTTCCAGCGCTTGTGGATCGCGCCGACTTCGTGGCCGGAACAGACGATACCGTCGAGCCCGGCCTCCTGGGCCAGGTCGGCAAGGCGTATGGCCTGGTCGTAGGCAGAGCCGCCGACGCCCATCGTGCTCATGTCGGCATCGTCGAGGCTGGTGAGGACGGTGACTGCGACGACCTTGGTATGCTCGCCCGCGGCGGCCTTGGCGTCTTCCATCATCGCGCGGCCACCACCGGCGTGAATGGTGACGATGGCGGGCTCGAGGACGTGGATCGACTGCATGGCGCCCGCGACGGTGTTGGGAATGTCGTGCAGTTTCAGGTCGAGGAAGATCGGCAGGCCGACCTTGGCGACTTCGTGGACGCCGTGGTGGCCATGGGCGCAGAAGAATTCGAGGCCGAGCTTGAGGCCTCCGACATGGCCCTTGACCTTCTGGGCGAGCGCGACGGCCGCGTCGAGGCGGGGAAGGTCGAGGGCGAGGTAGATCGGGTTGCTCACGGGGTATCGCTCTTGAGGTTCTGCCCCCTCGCAGCGTCTGGGCTCGCGGCTTCGAGGTTGGTGGTGGAGAGGGACGGCGCCGACCGGGTGGTCAGCGACGCTTCGAGATTGGTGATCCGGCGCAGCAGCCGCCAGCGCGTGGCGCGGTAGAGCAGCCAGGTGGGGACCAGCCCCAGCAGGAACGCGGCGATGACCAGCGCGGGCAGCTTCGTTTCAAGAAGCAGGCCTTCCCATATGCGGACTTCGACCGGTTGCCAGTTCGCGGCGGTGAACCCCGCGAGCGCGGCAATGACCAGCACCCAGAAAATCGTGCGCAGCATCCTCATGCCTTCCGCTCCGTGACCCGCCCGTTTCGCCGCAATGCTAGGGCAGGCCAGCGCGCTTGGCGAGTCCCCCCGCTTTGCGCGCCCGGTCCGTTTCAGGCCTGGCCGAAGACGCGGTCGAAGATCGTGTCGATCGCCTTGAAGTGGTAGTCGAGGTTGAACTTCTCCTCGATCTGTTCCTTCGTCAGCGCGGCGGCGACTTCGGGATCGGCCTTGAGCAGTTCCATGAGGTTGAGCTGGCCGTCCGATTCCCAGACCTTCATCGCGTTGCGCTGGACCAGGCGGTAGGCGGTGTCGCGTTCCAGACCGGCCTGGGTAAGGGCCAGGAGAACGCGCTGCGAGTGGACGAGGCCGCCCATCTTGTCGAGGTTCTTCTGCATCCGCTCGGGATAGACGACGAGCTTGTCGACCACCGAGGTCAGCCGCGCGAGAGCGAAGTCGAGCGTGATCGTGGCATCGGGCCCGATGAAGCGTTCGACCGACGAGTGAGAGATGTCGCGCTCGTGCCACAGCGCCACGTTTTCCAGCGCGGGGGTCACGGCGGAGCGGACCATGCGGGCAAGGCCGGTGAGGTTTTCGGTCAGCACCGGGTTGCGCTTGTGCGGCATGGCCGACGAGCCCTTCTGGCCGGGCGAGAAGTATTCCTCGGCCTCGAGCACTTCGGTGCGCTGGAGGTGGCGAACCTCGACGGCGAGGCGTTCGATCGAGCTGGCGATCACGCCGAGCGTCGCGAAGAACATCGCGTGGCGATCACGCGGGATGACCTGGGTCGATACCGGTTCGACCGCCAGGCCGAGCTTCTCGGCGACGTATTCCTCGACCGAAGGATCGATGTTGGCGAAGGTGCCGACCGCGCCCGAGATCGCGCAGGTCGCCACTTCGGCGCGCGCCGCGACAAGGCGGGCGCGGCAACGGGTGAACTCGGCATAGGCTTCGGCGAGCTTCTTGCCGAAGGTCGTCGGTTCGGCGTGGATGCCGTGGCTGCGCCCGATGGTCGGCGTGTACTTGTGTTCGAACGCGCGGCGCTTGATCGCTTCGAGCAGGGCGTCAAGATCGGCCAGCAGGATGTCCGAAGCGCGGGCGAGCTGGACGCTGAGCGTGGTGTCGAGCACGTCGGAGCTGGTCATGCCCTGGTGCATGAAGCGCGCTTCGGGGCCGACCTGCTGGGCCACCCAGTCGAGGAAGGCGATGACGTCGTGCTTGGTCACGGCCTCGATGGCGTCGATCGCGGCGACATCGATGGCGGGGTTGGTCGCCCACCAGTCCCACAGCGCCTTCGCGCCGCTGGGCGGGACGACGCCGAGTTCGCCGAGCTTCTCGGTCGCATAGGCCTCGATCTCGAACCAGATGCGATAGCGGGCTGCGGGCTCCCAGATCGCGGTCATGGCGGGGCGGGCGTAGCGGGGGACCATGTTCGACTCCGTGAAAATCTTGCCCGGGCCGCTAGGGGTTAGGCCGCTCAAACGCAAGGGGCGAGGCCATGCCGTTCAGGAAAAGGCAGGTCCGAATGAACGTTGCGCAAGTGGTCAGAGCGCCGGAAGCACCTGCTTCATGCGGCCGACCACGCGGCGCGAGCCGCCCACCGTAAGATGGGTGTGGTCGGAATAGAGGAGGTCGCCGCCGACAAGAATATCGCACGCACCGCCGTGGCACAGGGCGCTGGCCGGGTCGAAGAAGGTGACGTCCGCATGACGCTCGGCATAGGCGGCCAGCACCGGGTTGATCGCATGGCCTTCGGCAAGCGCGCGCGGATACGAGGTGGGGCACGTCGCGTTGACGTATGCGCGGCAGCGCAGGTAGCCGCCCGCCATGCCCGGACCTGCGGGTGCGGCGGTGGGGACGTTGCCGACAAGGACCATGCGGGTGCCGGGCGGCAATGCGCCGCGCAGCCGATCCAGCCCGGCGAGGAAAGCCGCGCGCCCCTCGGCGGAAGTGCGACCGAGGGGGAGGTGTGAGCCCGACGAGAACAGGTTTCGGTCCCAGCGTTGTGCCCAAACCACAGTGCCTATTCCGCGCCGGGCGACAAGGCGGGCGAGTTCGGCCGGCAGGGCTTCGCATTCCTTCGCCTCCTCGGCGGCGACGGCCATGTTGCTCATGCCGGGAAGGGCGAGGCAGCCCGAGGCGGTGAGCATCGCGCCTTCGCCGAAAGCTTCGCGCAGGGCGCTGGAATACTGGCGCGCGTGGCTGTCGCCATAGAGGATGTAAGGAACCGGCCTGCCGGGCGACGGAATGCTGCTGGCGGGATAGGGGAGGGCGGACGGCGCGCCGCCCAGCTTGTTGCGCAGGGTCGCGCTTCGGGGTTCGAGGCGGCCGAAATGGCCTGCCGCGCCTGCCGCGAGGGCAAGGGCCAGGCCGCCCGCGCAGACCATGGCCAGGTGCGAGGGACGGCGCAGGGCCAAGCTCTGGCGGACGGGCATCTCGATCAGGCGCAGTGACGCGAAGCCAAGTGCAAAGGCCAGCGCGATGGCTCCCGAAAGAAGTAGCGGCGGCGGCTCGCCCAGCCATGCGTAGCGCAGGAACGCGAGCAGCGGGGCGTGCCAAAGGTATATGCCATAGGACGCCGCGCCGATGGCGGTGAGCGGGCGCCATGCGAGCGCCCGGCCGGCGAGGTTCGCCGGCCCCGCGTGCAGCAGGATGAGCGCGGTGCCGATAACCGGAAGGAGCAGCGTCCAGTCCGGCGCTGAGGCGGGGCTTGCGGCGACGAACCCTGCGGCGACGAGCGCAAGTCCGGCGGTGGCAAGGCGTCCATCCTGCCGGGCGGGCAAGGGCAGGGCGGCGCAGGTCGCGCCCGCCAGAAGCTCCCACGCGCGGGTGGGCAGCATGTAGAAGGACAGCGCAGGGTCGATCGGGCGCAGCGCCTGCATCAGCGTGAACGACAGCAAGCCCAGCCCTGCGAGGGCCAAGGCCAGGCGAGCGCGCCCGATGTGCCGCAATGCCAGCATGAGCAGGGGGAACAGCAGGTAGAACTGTTCCTCCACCGACAGGCTCCACATGTGCAGCAGTGGACGGAAGCCTTCGTCGTCGTCGAAATAGCCGGTGCGCCGGGCGAACAGGAAATTGGCGCCGAAGGTGGCGGTGGCGCCCAGGGCCTGCGCGAACTTGCGGAAGTCCTCGGGGACGAGCAGCAGCCACGCCAGAACCGCGCTTGCCGCGAGGACCGGCAGGAGCGCGGGAAGGATGCGCCGGGCGCGTCTTTCGTAGAACTGGCGAAGCGAGAAGCGGCCTTGCGCCGTCTGGTCGAGGATCGTCGAAGCGATCAGGTAGCCGCTGATCACGAAGAACACATCGACCCCGGCGAAGCCGCCCGAGAGCCCGCCCACGCCCGCGTGGAAGAGAACCACCGGGATCACGGCAACGGCGCGCAGTCCTTCGATTTCGCGACGATGTTGCAAGAAGTACCCGGCCCCGATTGTCCCGTCCCGACCATGGCTGATCGTGCAGTCGCAGGCAATCGCCCACGGCCGCCGCAGCGTGACGTTCCGGGTAGGCGAAGCGCCGATTGCGCGAACGGCGGCGGCGTTATAAGCGCAATGGGAAGAGTCCCCAGGCAGGAGAAAAAATCATGGTTCGCAAGGTTCTGGTCATCGCCGCGCTGGGCCTGTCGGTGGTCCTTGCCGGATGCAACACCGTGAAGGGCCTTGGCCGCGACATCGAGTCCGTGGGCGACGCGGGTTCGAAGGCGATCTGACGGGTTGGGCCGGCAGGTCCGCCGGTCAGATAAGTCCCTGGGCCTTGAGCGAGGTGTGGCCCTCGCGCCCGATCACGATGTGATCGTGCACCGTCATGCCCATCAGCCGCGCGGCTTCCATCACCTTCTGGGTCACCTGGATGTCGGCGCGGCTGGGCTTGGGCGAGCCTGACGGGTGGTTGTGGACGAGGATCATCGCCGCGGCGCCAACGTCCATCGCCTTGCGGATGACCTCGCGCGTGTAGATCGGGCTTTCGTCCAGCGTGCCCTCGCTGACCAGATGGTCCAGGATCAGCATGTTCTGGGAATTCAGGTAGAGCACCCGCACGCGTTCCACCGTCAGGTGCGCCATGTCGATGTGCAGGTAATCGAGCAGCGCCTGCCAGTTGGACAAGATCGGCTGTTCGCGCACCACGGTGCGGGCGAGCCTGCGGGCGGCGAGCGCTACGATCCGGAGCGCGGCGGCGCTTGTCTCGCCCATGTTGGGGTGGAGCGCCAGCGCCTGCGGATCGGCATTGAGCACGCCGGCAAGGCTGCCGAAACGTTGGACGAGCGAGCGGGCGATGGGCTTGGTGTCGATGCGCGGCCGTGCCACCATGAGCAGGTATTCGATCACCTCATGGTCGGCCAGGGCATCCTCGCCGCCGGCCATCAGCCGTTTGCGCAGGCGCGCGCGATGGCCGCTGGGGTCCGCTCCGTCGAAATCGGTTCGCGTCCCCTTGCCGGGTTCCTGTTCAGGAAAGAGTCGGGTTTGATCGGTCATGTGACGTTTGCGGGCACCACTTGCGGGCTGGCGCGTTCAATGCCGTGCATTGCCCAAGCGGGGGGAGTGCGCAAGAAGGGGGCAGATGGCAGATCGTTTCGAAATGGCGGAATCGGAAGAGCCGCCTGTCTCCGACGCGCCCCGGCGACGGGTCCGCTGGAGGCGGGTCGGCGTGCCCGCGCTCGCGCTGGTCATGGCTGCCGGAGCGGGTCTGTGGCTTGGCCGCGAGCAGCTTGCCGATCGCGTCATCGCGGGGCAGCTCCGTGGCTACGGCCTGCCTGCGACCTATGAAATCGAGAGCATCGGGCCCGGCACGCAGATCCTGCGCAACGTCGTCGTCGGCGATCCGCAGCGCCCGGACCTGACTGTCGAGCGCGTGCTGGTGGGGATCGAGTATCACCTTGGTACGCCCACCATCGGCTCGGTCCGGCTCGTCCGGCCAAGGGTTTACGGGCAATACCTGAACGGCAAGCTCAGCTTCGGCTCGCTTGACAAAGTGCTGTTCGCACCGCGCGATCCGAACAAGCCCTTCGCGCTGCCCAGGCTGGACCTGGCCGTCGAGGACGGGCGCGGACTGATCCTGTCGGACTACGGGAAGGTCGGGCTGAAGCTCGACGGACACGGGCGGCTGGACGATGGCTTCGCCGGAACGCTGGCCGCCGTCGCGCCGCGCATTTCCGGGGGCAACTGCACGGGCGAGGACGCAAGCCTGTTCGGCCGTGTCTCGATCCGCGAGGAGCGTCCGGGCTTTACTGGTCCCCTGCGGCTCAAAAGCCTGTCCTGCGAAGGCGGCGCGCGCAGCGGGGCCATCGTGGCGCAGGTCGACGCGCGTGCCGACAAGGGGCTTGGCGGCGTGGCCGGCGATGCCACCGTTCGCGGGCAGGGCCTGGCTCTTACTGGCGCAACGATCGAGACCCTGGCGCTCGATACCCGGCTCGCGTGGCGCGAGAACGTGCTGACGGGGCGGGTCGAGGCCAACGCCGGCGGCGTGAAGACCGGGGGCGTGAGCATCGGCCTGCTCGGTGTCGAGGGCGCGGTGCGGGCGCGCGAGGGCTTCCGCAAGGCGGAGTTTCGCGGCGCGCTCGAGGGCGAGGGGCTGCGGCGCGGCAAGGTGCTGGACGCAGGTCTTGCCAGTGCAGAGCGGAGCGCGAGCGGCACGCTGCTTGCGCCGATGCTCGCGCAATTGCGCCAGAGCCTGCTGCGCGAGGAGCGCGGCAGCAGGCTATCGGGCGAGATCGCGCTGCGCCGCAACGGCGATGGCTTGTCGCTGGTGGCGCCGCAGGCGCAACTCGTCGGCGGCAGCGGGGCATCCCTGCTGACGCTTTCGCGCTTCCAGGTGGCGACCGGCGGCGACGATGGCCCGCCGCGCCTCGCCGGGAACTTCGCGACCGGCGGCGCAGGCATCCCGCGCATCGTCGGCCGGATGGAGCGCGGGCGTGCCGGACAGGCGCTTTTCCGCCTGACGATGGCGCCGTGGCGCGCCGGCGGCGGCTCGCTCGCGATACCGGAGATGATGATCGCGCAGGTCGGCGACGGATCGCTCGGCTTTTCCGGAACCGCGCAGCTTTCCGGAGCGATACCGGGCGGTTCGGTGCAGAACCTCGTCCTGCCGCTCAACGGTGCCTATGGCGCCAGCGGCGAACTGGCGCTGTGGAAGCGCTGCGTGACCGCGCGGTTCGACCGGCTGGTGCTTGGCCAGATGCAGGTCGACGGCAACCGCCTCGGTCTTTGTCCGCCCGGCGGCTCGGCGATCGTCCGCAACGGCGCTGCGGGCCTGCGGGTCGCGGCGGGGACACCGGGGCTGGAACTCACTGGACGGCTTGGCGAGACGTCGCTTGCCGTGAAGACGGGTGCGGTGGGCTTTGCCTGGCCCGGCGTCCTGACCGCCAGGGCGGTGGAAGTGGCGCTTGGCCCGGCCGACACGGCGACCCACCTCAAGCTTGCCGATCTCGATGCTCGGCTGGGCAAGGACTTTACCGGAAGCTTCGGCGGGGTCGAGGCGAAGCTGGCGGCGGTTCCGCTCGACGTGAGCAATGCCGCCGGGCAGTGGCGCTATGCCGATGGCGCGCTTGTCCTTTCCGGCGTGGGCTTCGAGCTTACCGATCGGCTCGATCCGGCACGCTTCGAACGATTGCGGAGCGAGGGCGCGACGCTTGCGCTTGCCGACAATCGCATCGTCGCCAACGCCTTGCTGCGCGAAGCGAAGAGCGGGCGCGAAGTGGCGACGACCGTGATCCGCCACGATCTCGGAACCGGCGCCGGCCATGCCGACCTCAAGGTCGACGGCCTTGTGTTCGACAAGGGCTTCCAGCCGGATGACCTTACCCGGCTGGCGCTGGGCGTCGTGGCCAACGTCAAGGGCACCGTGCGCGGCGAAGGCGACATCGACTGGTCGGCGCGCGGCGTGACCAGCAAGGGGCGCTTCGGGACTGAAAGCATGGACCTTGCGGCAGCCTTCGGCCCGGTAAAGGGTCTTTCGGGCACGCTCGAGTTCACCGACCTTCTGGGCATGGTGACCGCCCCCCACCAGAAGCTGCGCGTCGCCTCTGTCAATCCGGGGATCGAAGTGGCGGACGGCGTCGTCGATCTCACGCTGCTGCCCGACCAGGTGCTGCGCCTGCATGAAGCGCGATGGCCGTTCCTGGGCGGCACGCTGACCCTCGAGCCGACCGACCTGCGACTCGGCGTGGCCGAAGCGCGGCGCTACACGCTCACCATCGTCGGTCTCGATGCGGCGAAGTTCGTCGAGAGGATGGAGCTGGGCAACCTTTCCGCCACCGGAACTTTCGACGGGCAGCTTCCGCTGGTGTTCGATGCGAACGGCGGGCGGCTGGAGAAGGGTACGCTGGTTTCCCGTCCGCCGGGAGGCAATGTCTCCTACGTCGGCGCGCTGACCTACAGGGACCTGTCTCCGATGGCGAACTTCGCGTTCGATGCGCTCAAGTCGCTCGACTACCGCACAATGACCATCGCCATCGAGGGCGATCTCGAGGGCGAGATCGTGACCAACGTGAAGTTCGGCGGGGTCAAGCAGGGCGCGGGCACGAAGCGCAACTTCATCACCAAGCAGGTCGCCAACCTGCCGATCCAGTTCAACGTCAACATCCGTGCGCCGTTCTACCAGCTCATCACTTCGGTGAAGGCGATGTACGACCCCGCCTTCATCAAGGACCCGCGCACGCTGGGCCTTGTCGATGCGCAGGGCCGACCCATCCAGCGGTTCGGGAACGGCGTGCGGCCCGGCGGGGCGCCGGTCGTGGTCCTGCCCGGAGAACAGCGCAGCATTCAGCCTGCAGAAAGCGGAAACCTGCCATGAAGAGCACAGAATTGACCCGATCCGCGAACCCTGCGACGATCTTGCGCATGGGGAGAAACGGATCTCAATTCGGGCGGCGCTGCCTGCTGGCGCTGCCGTTGGTCGCGGCGCTCGCGACGGGGGGCTGCATTTCGGTCAAGGCACCGGACAAGCCCATCGTCATAGAGCTCAACATCAACATCAAGCAGGAGGTCGTGTACCGGCTCGCGGCAGACGCGGGCAACACGATCGAAAACAACCCGGACATCTTCTGATGCGCCGGGAAAGTTCGAGGATGGTCAGGATGAAGACGGTTTCCATGCGCAGGACACTTGCAGCGGTTGCGGCAGCCGGCCTGGTCGCGGGGGCGCTTTCGGCGCCGGCCTTCGCGCAGTCGCGCGATCCGGCCTATGCGGCCGCACGCGCCGGCGGGCAGGTGGGCGAGAAGATGGACGGCTATCTGGGCTATGTCGTCCCGCCCAGCCCGACGCTGCGCGCGGTGGTCGAGGACATCAACATCAAGCGCAAGGCGGTCTATGCCGAAAAGGCGCAGGCCAACAAGGCGACGGTCGAGGAATACGCGCTCACCTCCGGTTGCCTGCTCATCGCGCAGACCAAGCCGGGCGAAAAGTACCAGGCGCCGGACGGGTCCTGGCAGACGCGCGGCAACGGTCCTCCGCTGCGCGATTCGCGGTGCCCGTGACAGAATCAGCGCATACGAAACACCAACGCATTTCCGCCCTTCCTCGCTACCGCGGGGGAGGGCGTTCGCTTTTGCGGAGAATGCTGGATCATGACCGGCCCGTAGCGGTTGACTCGACGTTACCCCCCGCCTAAGGGGGCGGCGCTCTCGGCGGCCATTGGTCGTTTGTGCTGCACTTTCGGTCGGGCAACTGGCAGGAGAACCGGCATGAATGACGAACCCACCGGGACAGAGCCTATCGGCGAGGACGCGCGGATCGAAGCGCTCGACAAGCGGCTGAAAGCCCTTCGCGAGCAGGAAGAGGAGCGCAACCGGCCAAAGGCAGGCGGTGAAACCGATGCGAACTATCGCATGGGCAACCGCGTGCTGGCGGAGCTGATCGGCGGCCTTGTTGGCGGCGCGTTCATTGGCTGGGTCATCGACCAGTTTGCCGGGACGAGCCCCTGGGGTCTTCTTGTGATGCTGTTCATGGGGGTCGTCGTGGCGTTCCGGAACATCATCCGAATTTCGAGCCGGCGCCCCGAATAAGGGCGCTGTTGTTGTATTCGAGTGATACGGGGTTAAGCGCGTGGCCGAAGGCAAGGTCGATCCGGTTCACCAGTTCACGATCGAGACCCTTTTCGGGACCGATCACTGGTCGATTGGCGGTTACAACATCGCTTTCACCAACTCTGCGCTGTGGATGGCTATCACCACTGCCGTCCTGATCGTGTTCGTTGCCGGCGGCGCCAAGCGCGAACTGGTTCCGGGCCGTTGGCAGATGGCGGTCGAGGGGCTGACCGGCTTCGTCGACAACCTGCTTCAGGCGAACATCGGCAAGGCTGGTCGCAAGTACCTGCCTTACGTGTTCTCGCTGTTCGCGTTCATCCTTTTCGCCAACATGCTCGGCCTGCTGCCGCTGGCTCTCGTTGGCGTGCATCCGTTCACGGCGACCAGCCATTTCACCGTCACCGGTGTGCTCGCGATCATGAGCTTCGCCATCGTGCTCGGCGTCGGCTTTGCCAAGCACGGCCTGCACTTCTTCTCGCTTTTCGTGCCGCACGGTACGCCCGTCCCGATGATCCCGATCATTTTCCCGATCGAGCTGATCTCGTTCATGGTGCGTCCGTTCAGCCTTGGCCTTCGTCTCTTCGTGGCGATGATGGCCGGGCACGTGCTGCTCGAAGTGCTCTCGGGCTTCGTCATCTCCGGCACCAATGCCGGTGTGGGCACCTTCTTCCTCGCCGCCGTTCCCAGCTTCCTGCTGATGATCGGTATCTGCGCGCTGGAACTTCTGGTGGCAGGCATCCAGGCTTACGTCTTTGCCCTGCTCACCTGCGTCTATCTGAATGACGCCGAGAACCTTCACTAATACCTGCAACATTTTTCCTTACGGATTTGAGAAAAGGGAGTTTTTGACATGGACGCAGAAAGCGCAAAGCTGCTCGGTGCTGGTCTCGCCGCTGTCGGCGCCGGTCTCGCCTCGCTGGGCGTTGGCAACGTGTTTGCCAAGTTCCTCGAAGGCGCGCTGCGCAACCCCGGCGCTGCCGACGGCCAGCAGGGCCGCCTGTTCATCGGCTTCGCGGCCGCCGAACTTCTGGGCCTGCTCTCGTTCGTCGTCGCGATGATCCTGATCTTCGTCGCCTAAGGCGAACGAAGCTCACTGATTGTTGAAATGCTGGCCGGGGTCCGCCCCGGCCGCCTGACG includes the following:
- a CDS encoding YdbL family protein; its protein translation is MVRMKTVSMRRTLAAVAAAGLVAGALSAPAFAQSRDPAYAAARAGGQVGEKMDGYLGYVVPPSPTLRAVVEDINIKRKAVYAEKAQANKATVEEYALTSGCLLIAQTKPGEKYQAPDGSWQTRGNGPPLRDSRCP
- a CDS encoding F0F1 ATP synthase subunit A; amino-acid sequence: MAEGKVDPVHQFTIETLFGTDHWSIGGYNIAFTNSALWMAITTAVLIVFVAGGAKRELVPGRWQMAVEGLTGFVDNLLQANIGKAGRKYLPYVFSLFAFILFANMLGLLPLALVGVHPFTATSHFTVTGVLAIMSFAIVLGVGFAKHGLHFFSLFVPHGTPVPMIPIIFPIELISFMVRPFSLGLRLFVAMMAGHVLLEVLSGFVISGTNAGVGTFFLAAVPSFLLMIGICALELLVAGIQAYVFALLTCVYLNDAENLH
- a CDS encoding YdbH domain-containing protein yields the protein MADRFEMAESEEPPVSDAPRRRVRWRRVGVPALALVMAAGAGLWLGREQLADRVIAGQLRGYGLPATYEIESIGPGTQILRNVVVGDPQRPDLTVERVLVGIEYHLGTPTIGSVRLVRPRVYGQYLNGKLSFGSLDKVLFAPRDPNKPFALPRLDLAVEDGRGLILSDYGKVGLKLDGHGRLDDGFAGTLAAVAPRISGGNCTGEDASLFGRVSIREERPGFTGPLRLKSLSCEGGARSGAIVAQVDARADKGLGGVAGDATVRGQGLALTGATIETLALDTRLAWRENVLTGRVEANAGGVKTGGVSIGLLGVEGAVRAREGFRKAEFRGALEGEGLRRGKVLDAGLASAERSASGTLLAPMLAQLRQSLLREERGSRLSGEIALRRNGDGLSLVAPQAQLVGGSGASLLTLSRFQVATGGDDGPPRLAGNFATGGAGIPRIVGRMERGRAGQALFRLTMAPWRAGGGSLAIPEMMIAQVGDGSLGFSGTAQLSGAIPGGSVQNLVLPLNGAYGASGELALWKRCVTARFDRLVLGQMQVDGNRLGLCPPGGSAIVRNGAAGLRVAAGTPGLELTGRLGETSLAVKTGAVGFAWPGVLTARAVEVALGPADTATHLKLADLDARLGKDFTGSFGGVEAKLAAVPLDVSNAAGQWRYADGALVLSGVGFELTDRLDPARFERLRSEGATLALADNRIVANALLREAKSGREVATTVIRHDLGTGAGHADLKVDGLVFDKGFQPDDLTRLALGVVANVKGTVRGEGDIDWSARGVTSKGRFGTESMDLAAAFGPVKGLSGTLEFTDLLGMVTAPHQKLRVASVNPGIEVADGVVDLTLLPDQVLRLHEARWPFLGGTLTLEPTDLRLGVAEARRYTLTIVGLDAAKFVERMELGNLSATGTFDGQLPLVFDANGGRLEKGTLVSRPPGGNVSYVGALTYRDLSPMANFAFDALKSLDYRTMTIAIEGDLEGEIVTNVKFGGVKQGAGTKRNFITKQVANLPIQFNVNIRAPFYQLITSVKAMYDPAFIKDPRTLGLVDAQGRPIQRFGNGVRPGGAPVVVLPGEQRSIQPAESGNLP
- a CDS encoding F0F1 ATP synthase subunit C, yielding MDAESAKLLGAGLAAVGAGLASLGVGNVFAKFLEGALRNPGAADGQQGRLFIGFAAAELLGLLSFVVAMILIFVA
- a CDS encoding AtpZ/AtpI family protein — translated: MNDEPTGTEPIGEDARIEALDKRLKALREQEEERNRPKAGGETDANYRMGNRVLAELIGGLVGGAFIGWVIDQFAGTSPWGLLVMLFMGVVVAFRNIIRISSRRPE
- a CDS encoding YnbE family lipoprotein: MKSTELTRSANPATILRMGRNGSQFGRRCLLALPLVAALATGGCISVKAPDKPIVIELNINIKQEVVYRLAADAGNTIENNPDIF